In the Thermus sp. LT1-2-5 genome, one interval contains:
- a CDS encoding ABC transporter substrate-binding protein — protein sequence MKRFWVWVLVALLAFGFAQKRVILGVGGKTAVVYLPLTVVERLGYFKEEGLDVVIQDLQAGSRALQALIGGSVEVVMGYYDHTIQMQAQGRDIVAFVEVGRYPAIVLGVRADLADQIKTVADLKGRRVGVTAPGSSTHFFLNYLLVKNGLKPTDVAVVGVSVGAQAVAALQNKQVEALSNVEPAITLLQERGLLKVLADTRTTKGTREVLGGEYPAAVLYTTRAWLERNPDTAQRLVNAMVRGLRWMQGKSPEEIAAVLPEEYFLGDKALYLKVLKNSLESFSPTGRFSDTAPLRPLTVLSAFDPNVARARIDLKRTYTNAFVDQAPKR from the coding sequence ATGAAGCGGTTTTGGGTTTGGGTGCTCGTGGCACTCTTGGCCTTCGGCTTCGCCCAGAAGCGGGTGATCCTGGGCGTGGGGGGGAAGACCGCCGTGGTCTACCTCCCCCTCACCGTGGTGGAGCGGTTGGGCTACTTCAAGGAGGAGGGGCTGGACGTGGTGATCCAGGACCTCCAGGCGGGGTCCCGCGCCCTCCAGGCCCTCATCGGGGGAAGCGTGGAGGTGGTCATGGGCTACTACGACCACACCATCCAGATGCAGGCCCAGGGCCGGGACATCGTGGCCTTCGTGGAGGTGGGGCGCTACCCCGCCATCGTCCTCGGGGTGCGCGCCGACCTGGCCGACCAGATCAAGACGGTGGCCGACCTCAAGGGGCGGAGGGTGGGCGTCACCGCCCCCGGGTCCTCCACCCACTTCTTCCTGAACTACCTCCTGGTGAAAAACGGCCTTAAGCCCACGGACGTGGCGGTGGTGGGGGTTTCCGTGGGGGCGCAAGCGGTGGCGGCGCTGCAGAACAAGCAGGTGGAGGCCCTCTCCAACGTGGAGCCCGCCATCACCCTCCTCCAGGAGCGGGGCCTCCTCAAGGTCCTGGCGGACACCCGCACCACCAAGGGGACTCGGGAGGTCCTGGGCGGGGAGTACCCCGCCGCCGTCCTCTACACCACCCGGGCCTGGCTGGAGCGGAACCCCGACACGGCCCAACGGCTGGTGAACGCCATGGTGCGGGGCCTCCGCTGGATGCAGGGCAAATCCCCCGAGGAGATCGCCGCCGTCTTGCCCGAGGAGTACTTCCTTGGGGACAAGGCCCTGTACCTCAAGGTGTTGAAGAACTCCCTGGAGAGCTTCTCCCCCACGGGCCGCTTCAGCGACACCGCCCCTCTTAGGCCCCTCACGGTCCTTTCCGCCTTCGACCCCAACGTGGCCCGGGCGCGGATCGACCTGAAGCGCACCTACACCAACGCCTTTGTGGACCAGGCCCCCAAACGGTAA
- a CDS encoding peroxidase-related enzyme (This protein belongs to a clade of uncharacterized proteins related to peroxidases such as the alkylhydroperoxidase AhpD.) produces the protein MVISWLRVPEEGELPEEVRALFREFRERTGFVPNVARAFALSPRFLLWFRYYHALMREEGLLTREEREAMAIAVSGENRCEYCVASHKRYLKELTGDWRLPEVLAANPRRAELPPRMRALVDFALKLTHQHPAMTEEDLRPLREAGLSDEAILEAAEVAAMFNFTNRLLNALGIRPNPEYYP, from the coding sequence ATGGTGATCTCCTGGCTCCGGGTGCCCGAGGAGGGGGAGCTTCCCGAGGAGGTGCGGGCCCTTTTCCGGGAGTTCCGGGAGCGGACGGGTTTCGTCCCCAACGTGGCCCGGGCCTTCGCCTTAAGCCCCCGCTTCCTCCTTTGGTTCCGCTACTACCACGCCCTCATGCGGGAGGAGGGCCTCCTGACCCGGGAGGAGCGGGAGGCCATGGCCATCGCCGTGAGCGGGGAGAACCGTTGCGAGTACTGCGTGGCGAGCCACAAGCGCTACCTCAAGGAGCTCACCGGGGACTGGCGGCTTCCCGAGGTCCTGGCCGCTAACCCCCGCCGGGCGGAGCTTCCCCCGAGGATGCGGGCCCTGGTGGACTTTGCCCTGAAGCTTACCCACCAGCACCCCGCCATGACGGAGGAGGACCTAAGGCCCCTTCGGGAGGCGGGGCTTTCGGACGAGGCCATCCTCGAGGCGGCCGAGGTGGCCGCCATGTTCAACTTCACCAACCGCCTCCTGAACGCCCTGGGCATCCGGCCCAACCCCGAGTACTACCCATGA
- a CDS encoding endo alpha-1,4 polygalactosaminidase produces the protein MYQLTGYPSTGLAALGAAAADLYVIDLTKDGATPWSGPELAALKGKPALAYMEIGGMENYRPEYPLVQKEAPDLLLNAVPGWSGEWYVKYWDERWWNLAVRPRLDKALAAGFKGVYLDLVDAYEGISLRLVPGETRDSLAAKMVALLGRISQYAKAKRPDFWVFPQNAPELRMRQGYLSAIDGIGLEELFFYATDKPCADSGCQERLTHARAIRDSGKLVLTVDYATRPENVRAACEKSRAEGFVPYVTVVALDRISPLCP, from the coding sequence ATCTACCAGCTCACGGGTTATCCTTCTACGGGACTGGCCGCCTTGGGAGCCGCGGCCGCTGACCTTTACGTGATTGACCTGACCAAGGATGGGGCAACGCCGTGGTCGGGCCCGGAGCTCGCCGCCCTTAAGGGAAAACCCGCCTTGGCCTACATGGAGATTGGGGGGATGGAAAACTATCGGCCGGAGTATCCGCTGGTCCAAAAAGAGGCGCCCGATCTCCTCCTAAATGCGGTGCCGGGCTGGAGCGGGGAGTGGTACGTCAAGTACTGGGACGAGCGCTGGTGGAACCTGGCGGTGCGGCCGAGGCTGGACAAGGCCCTGGCGGCGGGGTTTAAAGGGGTTTACCTGGACCTGGTGGACGCCTATGAGGGGATCAGCTTGCGCTTGGTCCCGGGAGAAACCCGCGATAGCCTGGCCGCAAAGATGGTGGCCCTCCTGGGGCGGATCAGCCAGTATGCTAAGGCCAAGCGGCCGGACTTCTGGGTCTTCCCTCAAAACGCCCCCGAGCTCAGAATGCGCCAGGGGTATCTCTCGGCAATAGATGGTATTGGCCTCGAGGAACTCTTCTTCTACGCCACCGACAAACCCTGCGCGGACTCGGGTTGCCAGGAGCGCCTCACCCACGCCCGGGCCATCCGGGATTCGGGCAAGCTGGTCCTCACGGTGGACTACGCCACCCGGCCGGAAAACGTGCGGGCGGCGTGCGAGAAGTCCCGGGCGGAGGGGTTTGTGCCCTACGTGACCGTGGTGGCCCTGGACCGGATTAGCCCCTTGTGTCCGTGA
- a CDS encoding TRAP transporter small permease subunit, with protein MRVLYRLAELLAALMALFILLVILAQVVGRLLGFVVPSALELAGFATAGLIFLGLAPTLRAGGHIRVGLLLRRLPPGPQRALEGLALLLGLGGSLYATYHAWARVVESYRYGDLAPGLLPLPLWLPQSFLALGLSVFSLALLEAFLSTLRGAR; from the coding sequence ATGAGGGTCCTCTATCGGCTGGCCGAGCTCCTGGCGGCCCTCATGGCCCTTTTCATCCTCCTGGTCATCCTGGCCCAGGTGGTGGGGCGCCTCCTGGGCTTCGTGGTCCCCTCGGCCCTGGAGCTGGCGGGCTTCGCCACGGCGGGGCTCATCTTCCTGGGCCTCGCCCCCACCCTGCGGGCCGGGGGGCACATCCGGGTAGGGCTTCTCCTGAGGCGGCTTCCCCCTGGGCCGCAGCGGGCCCTAGAGGGGCTTGCCCTCCTCCTCGGCCTGGGCGGGAGCCTCTACGCCACCTACCACGCCTGGGCCCGGGTGGTGGAAAGCTACCGCTACGGGGACCTGGCCCCGGGGCTTCTTCCCCTTCCCCTTTGGCTTCCCCAAAGCTTCCTTGCCCTGGGGCTTAGCGTTTTCAGCCTGGCCCTTCTGGAGGCCTTCCTAAGTACGTTAAGGGGGGCGCGGTGA
- a CDS encoding TRAP transporter substrate-binding protein, translating into MRNALVALIGFLLAAQAQTWNMATPYPPANFHTQNILQFAKEVEEATGGRMRITVHPGGSLFPHPHILPAVRNGQIQLGEVLMSLLANENPLFNLDSIPFVATSYEEARRLYQAQRPEVEKWLAQRGVVFLYAVPWPPQGLYTKRPVNSAQDLKGMRFRAYNPATARLAELLGMTPVQVEAADIPQAFATGIVEAMITSPVTGVDSQAWDFARYFYDVKAWVPKNMVVIGRRAFESLSPQDREALLQAAKRAEERGWRLSQEQEEKALQTLASRGMQVVKPSPQLLSDLKKVGQTMILDWQRQAGATGVKIYRQYLGR; encoded by the coding sequence ATGCGGAACGCCTTGGTTGCCCTGATCGGGTTCCTCCTTGCAGCGCAGGCCCAGACCTGGAACATGGCCACCCCCTACCCCCCGGCCAACTTCCACACCCAGAACATCCTCCAGTTCGCCAAGGAGGTGGAGGAGGCCACGGGAGGGCGGATGAGGATCACCGTCCACCCCGGGGGGTCCCTCTTCCCCCACCCGCACATCCTCCCGGCGGTGCGCAACGGCCAGATCCAGCTGGGGGAGGTTCTCATGTCCCTCCTGGCCAACGAGAACCCCCTCTTCAACCTGGACTCCATCCCCTTCGTGGCCACCAGCTACGAGGAGGCCCGGCGGCTCTACCAGGCCCAGCGCCCCGAGGTGGAAAAGTGGCTGGCCCAGCGGGGGGTGGTCTTCCTCTACGCCGTGCCCTGGCCGCCCCAGGGGCTTTACACCAAGCGCCCGGTGAACTCGGCCCAGGACCTCAAGGGGATGCGCTTCCGCGCCTACAACCCCGCCACGGCCCGGCTGGCGGAGCTCTTGGGCATGACCCCGGTGCAGGTGGAGGCGGCGGACATCCCCCAGGCCTTCGCCACCGGGATCGTGGAGGCCATGATCACCTCCCCCGTCACCGGGGTGGACAGCCAGGCCTGGGACTTCGCCCGCTACTTCTACGACGTCAAGGCCTGGGTCCCGAAGAACATGGTGGTGATCGGGCGCCGGGCCTTTGAGAGCCTCTCCCCGCAGGACCGGGAGGCCCTCTTGCAGGCGGCCAAGCGGGCGGAGGAGCGGGGCTGGCGGCTGAGCCAAGAGCAGGAGGAAAAGGCCCTCCAGACCCTGGCGAGCCGGGGGATGCAGGTGGTGAAGCCCTCGCCCCAGCTCCTCAGCGACCTCAAGAAGGTGGGCCAGACCATGATCCTGGATTGGCAACGCCAGGCGGGGGCCACCGGGGTGAAGATCTACCGCCAGTACCTGGGGCGATGA
- a CDS encoding ABC transporter permease — MRGLRVRLWQAGLLIGLLLLWEWASRTGRLDPFFFSLPSEIAKRIWRWFATGEVYPHLYVTTVEMLLAFALGTLLGVVFGLWLALAPGVAAVLDPYVKALNAIPRVVLAPIFTLWFGLGLLSKVALGVTLVFFVAFFNTYQGVKEVSPLVLQNARLLGASRRHLLAHVYLPAAASWIFSSLRTSIGFAVIGAVVGEYLGSAAGLGYLIAQAEGVFDTTGVFAGMVVLMAFVLVLDALVGALERRLLVWRPKEGGRT; from the coding sequence ATGCGGGGGCTTAGGGTCAGGCTTTGGCAGGCGGGGCTCCTTATAGGCCTCCTGCTCCTTTGGGAGTGGGCCTCGAGGACCGGCCGCCTCGACCCCTTCTTCTTCTCCCTCCCCTCCGAGATCGCCAAGCGCATCTGGCGCTGGTTCGCCACGGGCGAGGTCTACCCCCACCTCTACGTCACCACCGTGGAGATGCTCCTGGCCTTCGCCCTCGGTACCCTCCTCGGGGTGGTCTTCGGGCTGTGGCTCGCCCTGGCCCCCGGCGTGGCGGCGGTGCTGGACCCTTACGTGAAGGCCCTGAACGCCATCCCCCGGGTGGTCCTCGCCCCTATCTTCACCCTCTGGTTCGGCCTGGGCCTCCTCTCCAAGGTGGCCCTGGGGGTGACCCTGGTCTTCTTCGTGGCCTTCTTCAACACCTACCAGGGGGTGAAGGAGGTGAGCCCCCTGGTCCTGCAAAACGCCCGCCTCCTCGGGGCAAGCCGCCGCCACCTCCTGGCCCACGTCTACCTGCCGGCGGCGGCCAGCTGGATCTTCAGCTCCTTAAGGACCTCCATCGGCTTCGCCGTCATCGGGGCGGTGGTGGGGGAGTACCTGGGGAGCGCCGCCGGGCTCGGCTACCTCATCGCCCAGGCGGAAGGGGTCTTTGACACCACGGGGGTCTTCGCCGGGATGGTGGTCCTCATGGCCTTCGTCCTGGTGCTGGACGCCCTGGTGGGCGCCCTGGAGCGAAGGCTCCTGGTGTGGCGGCCAAAGGAAGGAGGACGGACATGA
- the pelF gene encoding GT4 family glycosyltransferase PelF, producing MPSKRLRVLFITEGTYPYAVGGVSRWCEQLLFGLEGAFTVLALWGPQQTKPVLPLPPGTALRTLHLFRPPRPFPFSPAPLHALLPALERLFSFLELDLSSFQEGLWELFLLRKRHLHDLFLHPKVQGLLSQRLALLLGRPPTLGEGLAVLHWLRSTLLPLLALDPIPEVDLVHATSGGLAVIPAWLVSRHLGVPFLLTEHGVFLRERYLAFSETNPSPAERLVQARFYHLTSRLAYQKADFITTVSRFNLRWEVELGADPKRIRVVANGIDPTQFPEAPPRLEGPPTAVWVGRIDPLKDLLTLVEAFKRVREALPEARLLLFGPVPRGNEGYAVSVRARVEELGLAANVRFMGPASPVYQAYHQGWVGVLSSISEGFPYTVIENMAVGRTLVGTRVGSVGEVLEDVGKVVPAMDPEALAEGLLGFLQDPERCLELGQKAREKVLALYTLERMLQEFSAIYEGLALRGAVEVPE from the coding sequence ATGCCTTCCAAGCGCCTTAGGGTTCTCTTCATTACCGAGGGCACCTACCCCTACGCCGTGGGGGGCGTAAGCCGTTGGTGCGAGCAGCTCCTTTTCGGTCTAGAGGGCGCGTTCACGGTGCTCGCCCTTTGGGGCCCCCAACAAACTAAGCCCGTCCTGCCCCTTCCCCCCGGAACCGCCTTGCGAACCCTTCACCTCTTCCGCCCGCCCCGGCCCTTCCCCTTTTCCCCCGCTCCCTTGCACGCCCTTCTTCCCGCCTTAGAAAGGCTCTTCTCCTTTCTGGAGCTCGACCTTTCCAGCTTCCAAGAAGGGCTTTGGGAGCTTTTCCTCCTTCGCAAGCGCCACCTTCACGATCTCTTCCTCCATCCCAAGGTCCAAGGGCTCCTCAGCCAACGCCTTGCCCTCCTCCTCGGCCGCCCCCCCACCTTAGGGGAGGGGCTTGCCGTCTTGCACTGGCTTCGCTCCACTCTGCTTCCCCTCCTGGCCTTAGACCCCATTCCCGAGGTGGACCTAGTGCACGCCACCAGCGGGGGCCTGGCCGTGATCCCCGCCTGGCTCGTGTCCCGGCACCTGGGCGTGCCCTTCCTCCTCACGGAGCACGGGGTTTTCTTGCGGGAGCGGTACCTGGCCTTCTCGGAAACCAACCCCTCCCCGGCGGAGCGCCTGGTCCAGGCCCGCTTCTACCACCTCACGAGCCGCCTGGCCTATCAAAAAGCCGACTTCATCACCACGGTGAGCCGCTTCAACCTGCGTTGGGAGGTGGAGCTGGGGGCCGATCCCAAGCGCATCCGGGTGGTGGCCAACGGCATAGACCCCACCCAGTTTCCCGAGGCGCCCCCTCGCCTGGAAGGCCCCCCCACCGCCGTATGGGTGGGGCGGATTGACCCCTTGAAGGACCTCCTCACCCTAGTGGAGGCCTTCAAGAGGGTGCGGGAGGCGCTTCCGGAAGCCAGGCTCCTCCTCTTCGGCCCCGTGCCTCGAGGCAACGAGGGCTACGCCGTCAGCGTCAGGGCCCGGGTGGAAGAACTAGGCCTTGCGGCCAACGTGCGCTTCATGGGGCCGGCAAGCCCTGTGTACCAGGCCTACCACCAGGGGTGGGTGGGGGTGCTTTCCAGCATCTCCGAAGGCTTCCCCTACACGGTGATCGAAAACATGGCCGTGGGCCGCACCCTGGTGGGCACCCGGGTGGGGAGCGTGGGGGAAGTCCTGGAGGACGTGGGCAAGGTGGTGCCCGCCATGGATCCGGAAGCGTTGGCGGAAGGCCTCTTAGGGTTTCTACAAGACCCCGAACGGTGCCTGGAGCTGGGCCAAAAGGCGCGGGAAAAGGTGCTCGCCCTGTATACCCTGGAGCGAATGCTGCAAGAGTTCTCCGCCATTTACGAGGGCCTAGCCTTGCGCGGAGCGGTGGAGGTGCCCGAGTGA
- a CDS encoding cyclase family protein has protein sequence MCAPLVMEEVARTLSRRAFLGAGLGLLAGKALAQAEVQGKAFSRAVDLTHELSPEIPLFPGAEPMRITTLVTVRQNGYYGNRLDLWEHSGTHMDAPAHFAEGGLTAEKLPVASLIAPLAVIHLHERAARDPDTQVTVDDLLAYERQHGRLPKGAFVAMHSGWEARWRDPKAFLNQDASGTLHFPGFSPEAAEFLVREREIVGVGVDTLSLDHGPSKDFKAHVILLGAGKYGLENLANLAQVPPAGALLFVGGPKHQRASGGPVRAVAVW, from the coding sequence GTGTGCGCGCCTTTGGTGATGGAGGAGGTGGCCCGCACCCTTTCCCGCAGGGCTTTCCTGGGGGCGGGCCTGGGGCTTTTGGCGGGTAAGGCCTTGGCGCAAGCGGAGGTCCAGGGCAAGGCCTTCAGCCGGGCGGTGGACCTCACCCACGAGCTCTCCCCGGAGATCCCCCTCTTCCCCGGGGCCGAGCCCATGCGCATCACCACCCTGGTCACCGTGCGGCAAAACGGCTACTACGGGAACCGCCTGGACCTCTGGGAGCACTCCGGCACCCATATGGATGCCCCCGCCCACTTCGCCGAAGGGGGCCTCACCGCCGAGAAGCTCCCCGTGGCTAGCCTCATCGCCCCCCTGGCGGTGATCCACCTCCACGAAAGGGCGGCCAGAGACCCCGACACCCAGGTGACCGTGGACGACCTCCTGGCCTACGAGCGCCAGCACGGCCGCCTCCCCAAAGGGGCCTTCGTGGCCATGCACTCGGGCTGGGAGGCCCGCTGGCGCGACCCCAAGGCCTTCCTAAACCAGGACGCCTCCGGCACCCTCCACTTCCCCGGCTTCTCCCCCGAGGCGGCGGAGTTCCTGGTGCGGGAGCGGGAGATCGTGGGGGTGGGGGTGGACACCCTCTCCCTGGACCACGGTCCCTCCAAGGACTTCAAGGCCCACGTGATCCTCCTGGGGGCGGGGAAGTACGGGCTGGAGAACCTGGCGAACCTGGCCCAGGTGCCCCCCGCTGGGGCCCTCCTCTTCGTGGGCGGGCCCAAGCACCAAAGGGCCTCCGGCGGCCCGGTGCGGGCGGTGGCGGTATGGTGA
- a CDS encoding ABC transporter ATP-binding protein yields MSLLEFRQVAVAFGDYVAVEGVTLRLAPGEFVSLVGPTGCGKSTLLNVAAGLLSPSQGEVLLEGKPLKGLNPMAGYLFQQDAILPWKTALDNVALPLVFRGLPWPEARRRARAWLEKVGLGRFPHHFPHQLSGGMRKRVGLAQVLIAGPRLLLMDEPFSALDVQTRQLMENELLRLWQEDRKTVLFVTHDLEEAIALSDRVVVLAAGPRSRPIGEFPIPLPRPRDVAEIRLTPEFLRLHREIWELLRGEVMRAHAGA; encoded by the coding sequence ATGAGCCTGCTGGAGTTCCGCCAGGTCGCCGTGGCCTTCGGGGACTACGTGGCGGTGGAAGGGGTTACCCTCCGCCTCGCCCCCGGGGAGTTCGTGAGCCTGGTGGGGCCCACGGGGTGCGGCAAGAGCACCCTCTTGAACGTGGCGGCGGGCCTCCTTTCCCCAAGCCAGGGGGAGGTCCTCCTGGAGGGGAAGCCCCTCAAGGGCCTCAACCCCATGGCGGGCTACCTCTTCCAGCAAGACGCCATCCTCCCCTGGAAGACCGCCTTGGACAACGTGGCCCTTCCCCTGGTCTTCCGCGGCCTCCCCTGGCCCGAGGCCCGACGGCGGGCCAGGGCCTGGCTGGAGAAGGTGGGGCTTGGGCGCTTCCCCCACCACTTCCCCCACCAGCTCTCCGGGGGGATGCGCAAGCGGGTGGGGTTAGCCCAGGTCCTCATCGCCGGCCCTCGGCTCCTCCTTATGGACGAGCCCTTCTCGGCCTTGGACGTGCAGACCCGGCAACTGATGGAGAACGAGCTCCTCCGGCTTTGGCAGGAGGACCGCAAGACGGTGCTCTTCGTCACCCACGACCTGGAGGAGGCCATCGCCCTCTCCGACCGGGTGGTGGTCCTGGCCGCCGGGCCCCGCTCCCGGCCCATCGGGGAGTTTCCCATCCCCTTACCCCGGCCCCGGGACGTGGCGGAGATCCGGCTCACCCCAGAGTTTTTGCGGCTTCACCGGGAGATCTGGGAGCTCCTCAGGGGGGAGGTGATGCGGGCCCATGCGGGGGCTTAG
- a CDS encoding TRAP transporter large permease subunit produces MSLLEASLVLILALFALLGLGVYVGLALLLVGLLALALYTTAPLGPNLATALWTATSGWSLAALPLFVWLGEVLYRSRLAQGLFQGLAPLLSRLPGGLLHVNVVASALFAAVIGSSAATTATVGRFTLPELLRRGYPKALALGSLAGAGTLGFLIPPSIVMIVYGVMAEVSVARLFMAGVVPGVVLTLLFMLLLSLLAFLRRNEIPKEAAKPLGEALRDFLQVFPVLFLILLVLGSIYLGVATPTEAAAIGVAGAFLLAALNRELSPTLFWESLLGAVRTTSMIGLILAGAGVLTLAMGFTGIPRALAAWAVEAGITPLALIFFLSLVYIVLGWFLDGISIVVLTISVILPVVKAIGVDPLWFGVYLVLMVELAQITPPVGFNLFVLQSLTGEDLFHIARYALPFMGVLLLMVALLVAFPELATWLPRTMTGG; encoded by the coding sequence GTGAGCCTCCTCGAGGCCAGCCTGGTCCTCATCCTCGCCCTCTTCGCCCTTTTGGGCCTGGGGGTGTACGTGGGGCTCGCCCTCCTCCTGGTGGGCCTTTTGGCCTTGGCCCTCTACACCACCGCCCCCCTGGGGCCCAACCTGGCCACCGCCCTCTGGACCGCCACCTCCGGCTGGAGCCTGGCCGCCTTGCCCCTTTTCGTCTGGCTCGGGGAGGTCCTTTACCGCTCCCGGCTGGCCCAGGGGCTGTTCCAGGGGCTCGCCCCGCTCCTTTCCCGGCTTCCTGGGGGGCTTCTCCACGTGAACGTGGTGGCGAGCGCCCTCTTCGCCGCGGTGATCGGCTCCTCCGCCGCCACCACCGCCACCGTGGGCCGCTTCACCCTGCCGGAACTCCTGCGGCGGGGCTACCCCAAGGCCCTGGCCCTGGGCTCCCTGGCGGGGGCGGGGACCTTGGGCTTCCTCATCCCGCCCAGCATCGTCATGATCGTCTACGGGGTGATGGCCGAGGTGTCCGTGGCCCGGCTCTTCATGGCCGGGGTGGTGCCCGGGGTGGTCCTGACCCTCCTCTTCATGCTCCTCCTCTCCCTCCTGGCCTTCCTCAGGCGGAACGAGATCCCGAAGGAGGCGGCCAAGCCCTTGGGGGAGGCCCTGAGGGATTTCCTCCAGGTCTTCCCCGTCCTCTTCCTCATCCTCCTGGTGCTGGGTTCCATCTACCTAGGGGTGGCCACCCCCACGGAGGCGGCGGCCATCGGGGTAGCGGGGGCCTTTCTCCTGGCGGCCCTCAACCGGGAGCTCTCCCCTACCCTCTTCTGGGAAAGCCTCCTCGGGGCGGTGCGCACCACCAGCATGATCGGCCTCATCCTGGCGGGGGCCGGGGTGCTCACCCTGGCCATGGGCTTCACCGGCATCCCCCGGGCCCTGGCCGCCTGGGCGGTGGAGGCGGGGATCACCCCCTTGGCCCTCATCTTCTTCCTGAGCCTGGTGTACATCGTCTTGGGCTGGTTTCTGGACGGCATCTCCATCGTGGTCCTGACCATCAGCGTGATCCTGCCCGTGGTGAAGGCTATCGGGGTGGACCCCTTGTGGTTCGGCGTCTACCTGGTGCTCATGGTGGAGCTGGCCCAGATCACCCCCCCGGTGGGCTTCAACCTCTTCGTCCTCCAGTCCCTCACCGGGGAGGACCTCTTCCACATCGCCCGCTACGCCCTGCCCTTCATGGGGGTCCTGCTCCTCATGGTGGCCCTTCTGGTGGCCTTCCCGGAACTGGCCACCTGGCTCCCCCGGACCATGACGGGGGGGTAG